A genomic segment from Nicotiana sylvestris chromosome 1, ASM39365v2, whole genome shotgun sequence encodes:
- the LOC104233572 gene encoding uncharacterized protein translates to MDELPCPHAWVVLKNQQLKPSQYCSFYYKKDNLLRTYEFPVNPMPDESLWVIPTVVLEDVVLPPKGRRNAGRPRKKRLKPPLEKESKRAFSCSVCGQGVHNRKTCRN, encoded by the coding sequence ATGGATGAACTTCCATGTCCGCATGCTTGGGTGGTTTTGAAGAACCAACAGCTGAAACCTAGCCAGTATTGCTCTTTTTACTACAAGAAGGATAACCTCCTTAGAACTTATGAATTTCCAGTGAATCCGATGCCAGATGAGAGTTTATGGGTAATCCCAACAGTGGTGCTGGAAGATGTGGTCCTACCACCTAAAGGGAGAAGGAATGCAGGAAGGCCAAGAAAGAAAAGACTCAAACCTCCTTTAGAGAAAGAGTCTAAGAGGGCGTTTTCATGTTCTGTGTGTGGACAAGGTGTTCACAATAGAAAAACATGTAGGAATTGA